The Pseudorasbora parva isolate DD20220531a unplaced genomic scaffold, ASM2467924v1 scaffold_31, whole genome shotgun sequence genome has a window encoding:
- the LOC137065792 gene encoding LOW QUALITY PROTEIN: alpha-2-macroglobulin-like protein 1 (The sequence of the model RefSeq protein was modified relative to this genomic sequence to represent the inferred CDS: substituted 2 bases at 2 genomic stop codons), which produces MAVRESCVWKGLILALFIFAVAGQTSGPFFMVTFPAVIESGSDAKLCVTLLKAQESLKMTVSLLDDKNRTTQLVQQVSSLPFHRCFNFQAPRVDGESVQKLKVDVQGRTFRAAEERKVMFRRYLNLTFIQTDKPIYNPGQTVNFRVVTMDPKFVPFDQMYNLVVVEDNNNNRIAQWTNVSSTGSILQLSHELNPEAQTGMYTLKAFTGDRLRSQVFEVKKYVLPKFDVTLNVPQMYSVGDVGLTVQACAKYTYGQPVPGQALLEVCRDPFPYAVPNDVAPDLTRRCLNKTAKMNATGCASLTVDTSVFFNTKFENYMQDLFLVNVNVTEEGTDVVMSKSATVSITFEVGKVTFVDLPDYFEPGSVINGKISVSRFNGTPIANKAVYFLDGNSWPNKRLLNLTTNQNGLVMFSLKTADLPKADLNLVASATPEVVYNYKSPYFTTDSRVVQLSGPTSDSPSLSELTIVKLEQPLKCGAVFPVTVKYSFVGETGDYIADIIYMVLSRGVIVLHGFQTVKARASDTVTSGSVSFQLSVSVAMAPAVQILVYCVLPSGDVAAASVSFDTEMCFQNQVSLQFSPATAVPAEGNVLTVSAQAGSLCGLSAVDQSVRILEPGRRLSAEMVFNLLPVRLQSDYPYEVEDEQECLNVRARRAVPTEQAYETFKNAGMKVATNLPIRAPQCLTYRGLEYYRNFPNVFFRRFPEPMVLAAALPLEESEGDTSSFDVTVRTYFPETWIWQLAQVGATGSTQIPITVPDTITTWETEAFCLSSKGFGLAPPALLTVFQPFFLELSLPYSIVRGESFDLKATVFSYLSKCILVKVTPASSTNFTLKEYPDPYTSCLCGNGRKTFKWALSASVLDCFXIXSECGVAHFLSVTTGTVNVTVNASAEPSRTRCGTEAVTVPTRGRIDVVTRSLLVLPEGVERTNTQSWLLCPKGNVLSEDVTLTLPTNVIPGSARCSVSVLGDIMGRALKNLDGLIQMPSGCGEQNMIILAPNIYILLYLKVTGQLTAAIRETATGYLQIGYQGQLNYRHSDGSYSTFGYDASNTWLTAFVMRCFGLATQFVFIDPNVLQSAKDWLISQQGSNGCFVQQGTLYHNDMKGGVGDNVTMTAYIVASLLEIGVPVTDPIITNALSCLRPVVGNLGNTYATALLAYTFSLAGETTTRSQLLTALNNLAISEGAKLHWSQTTSGDTLAVEISAYVLLAVLTVQPLTTANLGYANRIVNWLVTQQNPYGGFSSTQDTVVALHALSVYAAQVFSLDGSSTVAVQSSVVGGDSYSFTVNRDNRLLYQEKLLKNVPGKYTVKASGSTCVSVQVACFYNIPTPIKDTKTLSVDAKVTGDCRPLGANLLLNFTVKYNGAKSSTNMVLVDIKLLSGFTADTSLLGSPPASFAPLVVRVDSEEDHVLIYLKEVPKGVPKTYTLQLKQVLAVKNLKPAVINIYDYYQTSDSFETPYTSPCP; this is translated from the exons ATGGCTGTGAGGGAGAGTTGTGTTTGGAAAGGGCTCATTTTAGCTCTCTTCATTTTTGCTGTTGCCGGACAGACATCAGGGCC GTTCTTCATGGTGACGTTTCCTGCAGTGATTGAGTCAGGCTCTGATGCCAAATTATGTGTAACACTTCTGAAAGCCCAAGAGAGTCTCAAGATGACGGTTTCTCTGCTTGATGACAAGAACAGGACGACTCAACTTGTGCAGCAGGTTTCTTCTTTGCCGTTTCACCGCTGCTTTAATTTCCAG GCTCCTCGAGTAGATGGAGAATCTGTGCAGAAGCTGAAGGTGGATGTTCAAGGGAGGACCTTCAGAGCGGCCGAAGAGAGGAAGGTCATGTTCAGACGCTACCTGAATTTGACCTTCATCCAAACAGACAAACCCATCTACAATCCAGGACAAACGG TGAATTTCAGAGTTGTCACCATGGATCCCAAATTTGTACCTTTTGATCAGATG TACAATCTGGTGGTGGTGGAG GACAATAATAATAACCGGATTGCTCAGTGGACAAATGTTTCCTCAACGGGGTCGATCTTGCAACTCTCTCATGAGTTAAACCCAGAGGCTCAGACAGGGATGTATACACTAAAGGCTTTTACTGGTGACCGACTGAGGTCCCAAGTTTTTGAGGTGAAAAAATATG TTTTGCCCAAATTTGATGTGACCCTAAACGTACCACAGATGTACAGTGTTGGAGATGTGGGACTGACCGTTCAGGCTTGTGCCAA ATACACATATGGCCAACCTGTTCCTGGTCAAGCATTGCTGGAAGTGTGCCGTGATCCCTTTCCATATGCTGTTCCAAATGATGTGGCTCCGGATTTGACACGTCGGTGTCTGAATAAAACCGCAAAG ATGAATGCTACGGGCTGTGCCTCTCTTACTGTCGACACATCAGTATTTTTCAACACCAAGTTTGAAAATTATATGCAAGATCTCTTTCTTGTAAATGTGAACGTCACTGAGGAGGGAACAG ATGTTGTGATGTCAAAGTCTGCAACGGTGTCCATTACATTTGAAGTCGGCAAGGTCACGTTTGTGGACCTCCCGGATTATTTTGAACCCGGATCAGTGATTAATGGAAAG ATATCGGTGTCTCGTTTCAATGGGACTCCAATTGCGAACAAAGCAGTGTATTTCCTGGATGGTAACAGCTGGCCAAACAAACGGCTGCTGAATCTGACCACAAACCAGAATGGGCTGGTCATGTTCTCCCTCAAGACTGCTGATCTTCCAAAAGCTGATCTCAATCTGGTG GCAAGTGCGACTCCAGAGGTTGTTTATAATTACAAATCACCATACTTCACTACAGATTCAAGGGTTGTTCAACTTTCCGGACCTACTTCTGACAGCCCATCACTTAGTGAACTGACTATAGTGAAACTCGAGCAGCCGCTCAAATGTGGGGCTGTGTTTCCAGTGACCGTGAAGTATTCTTTTGTTGGAGAGACTGGCGACTACATCGCTGACATAATCTATATG GTCTTGTCCAGGGGAGTGATCGTCCTCCATGGATTTCAGACGGTCAAAGCGAGGGCTTCTGATACCGTCACGAGCGGCTCGGTGTCATTCCAACTGTCTGTCAGTGTCGCTATGGCTCCAGCAGTGCAGATTCTGGTCTACTGCGTTCTGCCCAGTGGTGATGTAGCTGCAGCTAGTGTGTCGTTTGATACTGAAATGTGTTTCCAAAACCAG GTGTCTCTACAGTTTTCTCCTGCTACGGCTGTTCCTGCTGAGGGAAATGTTCTGACTGTCTCTGCTCAAGCAGGATCTCTGTGTGGCCTTAGTGCTGTAGATCAGAGCGTCCGGATCTTGGAGCCAGGAAGACGTCTGAGTGCTGAAATG GTGTTCAACTTGCTCCCAGTGCGATTGCAATCAGATTATCCATATGAAGTTGAGGATGAACAGGAGTGTCTGAATGTTCGAGCCCGTCGAGCTGTTCCTACAGAACAAGCCTACGAAACCTTCAAG AATGCAGGGATGAAGGTTGCAACAAATTTGCCTATCAGAGCACCTCAGTGTCTGACGTACAGAGGCCTGGAATATTATCGCAACTTCCCTAATG TGTTTTTTCGCCGGTTCCCTGAACCTATGGTATTGGCTGCTGCTCTTCCATTAGAAGAAAGTGAGGGTGACACATCCTCTTTTGACGTGACCGTTAGAACTTACTTTCCAGAAACGTGGATCTGGCAGCTTGCTCAAGTGGG AGCCACTGGATCCACACAAATTCCCATCACTGTTCCTGACACCATCACCACATGGGAGACTGAGGCATTCTGCCTGTCCTCCAAAGGTTTCGGCCTGGCTCCTCCTGCTCTGCTGACGGTCTTCCAGCCCTTCTTCCTGGAGCTCTCCCTGCCATACTCCATCGTCCGTGGGGAGTCTTTTGATCTGAAGGCCACTGTCTTCAGCTATCTGTCCAAGTGCATCCTG GTTAAAGTGACTCCAGCTTCATCCACAAACTTTACTCTTAAAGAATATCCTGATCCGTACACATCCTGTCTTTGTGGCAATGGGAGGAAGACCTTCAAATGGGCTCTCTCAGCTTCTGTTTTGGACTGTTTCTGAATTTGAAGTGAATGTGGCGTTGCTCACTTCCTGTCTGTCACCACAGGAACTGTCAACGTGACGGTCAATGCTTCAGCTGAGCCATCCCGGACTCGATGTGGCACTGAGGCCGTGACCGTGCCGACGAGAGGCCGCATTGACGTAGTTACTCGAAGTCTACTTGTCCTG CCTGAAGGCGTTGAAAGGACAAACACCCAGAGTTGGTTACTGTGTCCAAAGG GAAACGTTCTTTCTGAAGATGTGACTCTGACTCTTCCAACAAACGTGATTCCGGGATCAGCTAGATGCTCAGTTTCAGTCCTTG GGGATATAATGGGTCGTGCGCTGAAGAATCTAGATGGGTTAATACAGATGCCATCTGGCTGTGGAGAACAGAATATGATCATTCTTGCTCCCAATATTTACATCCTGCTGTACCTGAAGGTCACGGGGCAACTCACCGCAGCCATTCGAGAGACCGCCACGGGCTACCTTCAAATCG GATACCAAGGACAACTGAACTACAGGCACAGTGATGGCTCGTACAGTACTTTTGGCTATGATGCATCCAATACATG GTTGACCGCCTTTGTCATGAGGTGTTTTGGTTTGGCAACGCAATTTGTTTTCATCGATCCGAATGTCCTTCAGAGTGCAAAGGACTGGCTAATAAGTCAGCAGGGTTCTAATGGCTGTTTCGTGCAACAGGGAACGTTGTACCACAATGACATGAAG gGTGGAGTTGGTGACAACGTCACCATGACCGCCTACATCGTCGCATCTCTTCTTGAAATAGGCGTCCCTGTCACA GATCCCATCATTACCAACGCTCTGTCCTGCTTGAGGCCTGTTGTTGGGAACCTGGGAAACACTTATGCCACGGCTCTGCTGGCCTACACCTTCAGTCTAGCTGGAGAGACCACCACTCGATCACAGCTTTTAACTGCCTTGAACAACCTTGCCATTTCTGAAG GTGCTAAGCTCCACTGGTCTCAGACGACATCTGGTGATACTCTGGCGGTGGAGATCAGCGCTTATGTGCTGCTAGCGGTTCTCACAGTTCAGCCTCTCACGACGGCTAATCTGGGCTATGCTAACCGCATTGTCAACTGGCTGGTGACCCAGCAGAATCCCTATGGAGGCTTCTCCTCCACCCAG GACACTGTGGTGGCTCTTCATGCTCTGTCTGTGTACGCTGCTCAAGTCTTCAGCTTGGACGGCTCAAGCACCGTTGCCGTACAGTCCTCAGTGGTAGGAGGAGACTCTTATAGCTTCACTGTGAATCGGGACAACAGGCTACTGTATCAGGAGAAGCTGCTGAAGAACGTTCCTGGCAAATATACTGTTAAAGCTTCAGGATCCACTTGTGTGTCTGTGCAG GTTGCATGTTTCTACAACATCCCAACACCCATTAAAGATACCAAAACACTGAGCGTTGACGCAAAGGTGACCGGAGACTGCCGACCGCTTGGGGCCAATCTCCTGTTGAACTTCACGGTGAA ATACAATGGAGCAAAATCATCTACTAACATGGTTCTAGTGGACATTAAACTCCTGTCGGGCTTCACGGCTGATACATCACTG CTTGGATCTCCACCGGCGTCGTTTGCTCCGCTAGTGGTGCGGGTTGATTCTGAAGAGGATCATGTCCTAATTTATCTGAAAGAG GTTCCCAAAGGTGTCCCCAAGACTTACACTCTTCAGCTGAAACAGGTTCTTGCAGTGAAAAATCTCAAGCCAGCGGTCATCAACATTTATGACTACTATCAGACAA GTGATTCGTTTGAGACCCCCTACACATCTCCTTGTCCATGA
- the LOC137065775 gene encoding uncharacterized protein: MSIVKVRAHISKNPDVHEKNNNVVDQLAKLAAVKGDQWQKETSSASVASAAQVTPIDLKQYQQELWVSEGELVPHLKHDQMVNVIEGGLIRGNVNKTLLHDVNLVITHVTYNISNILSAYEKHCDINDKTYTWLQSRIDDLVSDYKNRLAVQIPPVRTKRAISNNYKITGQSQFSTWLANQVATGFQHITNSNENIIKAVRSEAQALLTTSQTIFNQTRTIEHDLACRLYAQDLFTAARQEILDLRLYKTPRHVLNDLIEILDLHRWLASEKMKNIKYSELLSTLMMYTGNECTGCIGFFATFPLIHPDQVYLNSTTIRSIGVVVKDQIIKWDYLTGYMTLRGIETLFTTRSCCHETSSYVICTCNTLQPFSANDSKLVNVQSLHGHSDAVQVSHTQWCIVSEMNSFTYGGLTCPANHTFCLEVKEDFSMGQINILGRVPMDADVSPWWEDTFYEQSTQDLVNTMDLVQEMILQTEYHLNQAQVEANLAKKTAEILSSSSTRSAQYAYTWWDWMFRGCAMASVFIFLFTLCQCFYFRSLLRAMRTSTNMAIALSPLQIPALRKVQL; encoded by the exons ATGTCCATTGTGAAAGTACGCGCACACATAAGCAAAAATCCAGATGTGCACGAGAAAAACAATAATGTTGTTGACCAACTGGCTAAGCTGGCCGCAGTCAAAGGCGACCAGTGGCAAAAAGAGACATCCTCTGCTTCTGTAGCAAGTGCTGCCCAAGTCACACCCATTGACCTCAAACAGTATCAACAAGAGCTGTGGGTCTCTGAGGGAGAACTTGTGCCACACTTGAAACATGATCAGATGGTGAATGTAATTGAAG GTGGTCTGATCAGAGGAAATGTGAATAAGACTTTGCTTCATGATGTCAATCTTGTGATAACACATGTGACGTATAACATCTCTAATATTTTGTCTGCCTACGAAAAGCACTGTGATATTAATGACAAAACATACACATGGCTACAGTCACGCATCGATGATTTAGTTTCTGATTACAAAAATAGACTTGCAGTCCAAATTCCACCTGTTCGCACTAAACGAGCTATATCCAACAATTACAAAATAACAGGTCAATCTCAATTTTCAACATGGTTGGCAAATCAGGTGGCCACTGGTTTTCAACACATCACTAATAgtaatgaaaatattattaaagcGGTCAGATCTGAGGCGCAGGCGCTTCTGACGACCAGCCAGACAATTTTCAATCAGACCCGTACCATCGAGCATGACTTAGCCTGTAGGTTGTATGCACAGGATTTGTTTACTGCAGCGAGACAAGAGATTTTAGATCTTCGTCTCTATAAAACACCTAGACATGTTCTAAATGATCTTATTGAAATCTTAGATCTGCATAGATGGCTTGCATCagagaaaatgaaaaatattaaatactCTGAATTATTATCAACGTTAATGATGTATACTGGAAATGAATGTACTGGCTGTATTGGGTTCTTTGCCACTTTCCCTTTAATTCACCCAGATCAAGTTTACTTAAATTCCACTACCATACGCTCTATTGGCGTTGTAGTGAAGGATCAGATCATAAAATGGGACTATCTTACGGGGTATATGACTTTGAGGGGCATTGAAACCTTGTTTACCACTCGCAGTTGTTGTCATGAAACATCAAGTTACGTTATTTGCACCTGCAACACTTTACAGCCTTTTTCTGCCAATGACTCTAAGCTTGTTAACGTCCAGTCATTGCATGGACATTCTGATGCTGTTCAAGTGTCTCACACACAGTGGTGCATCGTCAGTGAGATGAATTCCTTCACCTACGGAGGTCTGACCTGCCCTGCTAACCACACTTTCTGTTTAGAAGTGAAAGAAGACTTTTCAATGGGTCAGATCAACATCCTGGGAAGGGTACCAATGGACGCGGATGTTTCCCCCTGGTGGGAGGACACTTTTTATGAACAAAGCACACAAGATTTGGTCAACACAATGGACTTAGTACAAGAAATGATCCTGCAGACCGAATACCATCTCAACCAAGCACAAGTGGAGGCAAATCTGGCGAAAAAGACTGCCGAGATCCTGTCCAGTTCTTCTACGCGTTCAGCACAGTATGCGTACACATGGTGGGACTGGATGTTCCGTGGATGTGCCATGGCCAGTGTGTTCATCTTTTTATTCACACTCTGTCAGTGCTTTTACTTCAGAAGTCTTCTTCGAGCAATGCGCACTTCAACCAACATGGCCATTGCACTCAGCCCATTACAGATACCAGCCCTACGGAAAGTgcagctgtaa